One window of the Paraburkholderia sp. PGU19 genome contains the following:
- a CDS encoding hemolysin III family protein, giving the protein MQIGERLNSITHLVGAVLSVAGLATLVTMGALDGDAYKVVSFSVYGAMLCVLYGISTMYHSVRGPRLKAILQKCDHSAIYLLIAGSYTPFTLVTLRGPWGWSLFGVSWGLAALGIVQELTLGRRTRSVSMVLYVLMGWLALVAVRPLVTALPAAGTAWLLAGGIIYSAGIYFFINDERIRHGHGIWHLFVLAGSLCQFVSVARYVA; this is encoded by the coding sequence GTGCAAATCGGGGAGCGTCTAAACAGCATCACTCACCTCGTCGGCGCCGTGCTGTCGGTGGCGGGGCTGGCGACGCTCGTGACGATGGGCGCGCTCGACGGCGATGCGTACAAGGTCGTGAGCTTCAGCGTCTATGGCGCGATGCTCTGCGTGCTGTACGGCATCTCGACGATGTATCACAGCGTGCGTGGTCCGCGTCTGAAGGCAATCTTGCAGAAGTGCGATCACTCTGCGATTTATCTGCTGATCGCGGGCAGCTATACGCCATTCACGTTGGTCACGTTGCGTGGGCCATGGGGATGGTCGCTATTCGGAGTAAGCTGGGGGCTGGCCGCGCTCGGAATCGTGCAGGAACTGACGCTCGGGCGACGCACCCGCAGCGTATCGATGGTGCTGTATGTGCTGATGGGATGGCTCGCGCTCGTTGCCGTCCGTCCACTGGTCACTGCATTGCCGGCCGCGGGTACGGCCTGGCTGCTGGCTGGCGGAATCATCTATAGCGCAGGCATCTACTTCTTCATCAACGACGAGCGCATCCGGCACGGACATGGCATCTGGCACCTGTTCGTACTCGCCGGCAGTCTGTGTCAGTTCGTCAGCGTCGCGCGTTATGTCGCATGA
- a CDS encoding ferritin-like domain-containing protein: MHNEAGHVMPWRIEDIDLNRIDRQRAVANEDLLLLLCAASFIESGTDLYTSNLSRFFNGDPEVSAWLNNEWEPEEMQHGRALKAYIAHVWPEFDWDTAFQNFFEEYSKTCNMEDFEKTRALEMVARCVVETGTATLYRAIGVCSDEPVLKEITDNIRTDEVRHYKHFFKYFKKYNKIEGNGRLAVLGALMRRVMEIKNEDSEIALRHVFAIRYPERVNDPVYNRDKAARVNKLVRHNLSADMCVKMLLKPLDLPAKIQPGVHYPLAKITQHVFFR; the protein is encoded by the coding sequence ATGCACAACGAGGCTGGTCACGTGATGCCCTGGCGCATCGAAGACATCGATCTCAATCGCATCGACCGTCAACGCGCGGTCGCCAATGAAGACCTCTTGTTACTGCTTTGCGCAGCCTCGTTTATCGAAAGCGGTACTGATCTTTACACGAGCAATCTGAGCAGGTTCTTCAATGGCGATCCCGAGGTGTCGGCGTGGCTCAACAACGAATGGGAGCCTGAAGAGATGCAGCACGGCCGCGCGCTGAAGGCGTACATCGCGCACGTGTGGCCCGAGTTCGATTGGGACACCGCGTTCCAGAACTTCTTCGAAGAGTATTCGAAGACCTGCAACATGGAAGACTTCGAGAAGACCCGCGCGCTGGAGATGGTCGCGCGCTGCGTCGTCGAGACGGGCACGGCTACGCTGTATCGGGCGATCGGCGTGTGTTCGGACGAACCCGTGCTGAAGGAAATCACCGACAACATCCGCACCGACGAAGTCCGTCACTACAAGCACTTTTTCAAGTACTTCAAGAAGTACAACAAGATCGAAGGCAATGGCCGGCTCGCCGTTCTCGGCGCGTTGATGCGGCGTGTGATGGAGATCAAGAACGAAGACTCGGAGATCGCGCTGCGTCACGTATTCGCGATCCGCTATCCGGAGCGCGTCAACGACCCCGTCTATAACCGCGACAAGGCTGCGCGCGTGAACAAGCTGGTGCGGCACAACCTGTCGGCCGATATGTGTGTGAAGATGCTGCTCAAGCCGCTCGATTTGCCGGCGAAGATTCAGCCAGGCGTCCATTACCCGCTCGCGAAGATCACGCAGCACGTCTTTTTCCGCTGA
- the glpD gene encoding glycerol-3-phosphate dehydrogenase, with translation MTQDSIYDLLVVGGGINGAGIARDAAGRGLSVLLCEQDDLAAHTSSASTKLIHGGLRYLEYREFGLVRKALQERETLLRAAPHIMWPLRFVMPHMPDLRPAWLIRAGLFLYDHLARRELLPGSRGIDMRKHPAGKPLIDSIKRGFVYSDGWVDDARLVVLNALDARERGAIILTRTKLTGATRVNGEWHAQLLRADGSTSTVRARSIANAAGPWVGDLLRGPLAREANYSVRLVKGSHIVTRRLFEHDHAYIFQNPDKRIIFAIPYERDFTLIGTTDLEYNGDPSKVAIEPSETQYLCDSINRYFKQHIAPRDVYWTYSGVRPLLEDENADNPSAVTRDYRLELDAPAGEAPLLSVFGGKITTFRKLAEEAVDDLARELQHDKPTWTAGSPLPGGDIAHADFERFASRFAQQHAWLPAALARRYARAYGTRAERVIGAARSLADLGQQFAPGLYEAELRYLRETEWATTARDVLWRRSKLGLHVEPGMLENVTRDIDAWFARATTKQHA, from the coding sequence GTGACGCAAGACTCCATTTATGACCTGCTCGTCGTCGGCGGCGGGATCAACGGCGCAGGCATCGCGCGCGACGCAGCGGGCCGTGGCCTGTCCGTGCTGCTGTGCGAACAGGACGATCTGGCCGCGCATACGTCGTCGGCCAGCACCAAGCTGATTCACGGCGGCCTGCGCTATCTGGAATACCGCGAGTTCGGGCTCGTACGCAAGGCGCTGCAGGAACGCGAGACGCTGCTGCGCGCCGCGCCGCACATCATGTGGCCGCTGCGCTTCGTGATGCCGCATATGCCCGATCTGCGGCCCGCGTGGCTGATCCGCGCCGGTCTCTTTCTCTATGACCATCTCGCGCGCCGCGAATTGCTGCCCGGCTCGCGCGGCATCGATATGCGCAAGCATCCGGCGGGCAAGCCGCTGATCGACTCGATCAAACGCGGCTTCGTCTATTCGGACGGCTGGGTCGACGACGCGCGCCTCGTCGTGCTCAACGCGCTCGATGCACGGGAGCGTGGTGCAATCATTCTGACGCGCACGAAGCTCACCGGCGCGACGCGCGTGAATGGCGAATGGCATGCGCAACTGCTGCGCGCGGACGGCTCCACTTCGACAGTCCGCGCGCGTTCGATCGCGAACGCCGCCGGCCCGTGGGTCGGCGACCTGCTGCGCGGGCCGCTTGCACGCGAAGCGAACTACAGCGTTCGGCTCGTGAAGGGCAGCCATATCGTCACGCGCCGCCTGTTCGAGCACGATCACGCGTACATCTTCCAGAATCCGGACAAGCGCATCATTTTCGCGATCCCTTATGAGCGCGATTTCACGCTGATCGGCACGACAGACCTCGAATACAACGGCGATCCGTCGAAGGTCGCGATCGAGCCATCTGAAACGCAGTATCTGTGCGACTCGATCAACCGATACTTCAAGCAGCACATCGCGCCGCGCGACGTGTACTGGACGTACTCCGGCGTGCGTCCGCTGCTGGAGGACGAGAACGCCGACAACCCTTCCGCCGTCACGCGCGACTACCGGCTCGAACTCGATGCGCCGGCGGGCGAGGCACCGCTACTGTCGGTATTCGGCGGCAAGATCACGACGTTTCGGAAACTCGCGGAAGAAGCCGTCGACGATCTCGCGCGCGAGTTGCAGCACGACAAGCCAACGTGGACGGCGGGCTCACCGCTACCGGGCGGCGATATCGCGCACGCAGACTTCGAGCGCTTCGCATCGCGGTTCGCGCAACAGCACGCATGGCTTCCTGCCGCGCTCGCGCGCCGCTATGCGCGGGCTTATGGCACGCGTGCCGAACGCGTGATCGGCGCCGCGCGCTCGCTCGCCGATCTCGGGCAGCAGTTCGCGCCCGGGCTGTATGAAGCGGAACTGCGCTATCTGCGCGAAACCGAATGGGCGACGACGGCGCGCGACGTGCTGTGGCGCCGTTCGAAGCTGGGCCTGCATGTCGAGCCCGGCATGCTCGAAAACGTCACGCGCGACATCGACGCGTGGTTCGCCCGCGCGACAACAAAGCAGCACGCCTGA
- a CDS encoding DEAD/DEAH box helicase encodes MSFDSLGLSEQLVRAVNELGYTSPTPIQQQAIPAVLNGGDLLAGAQTGTGKTAGFTLPILQRLLTMPPAPGGKRVVRALILTPTRELAAQVEESVRAYGKYLKLKSTVMFGGVGINPQIDALRRGVDIVVATPGRLLDHMQQKTIDLSHLEILVLDEADRMLDMGFIHDIKRVLAKLPPKRQNLLFSATFSDEIKALADNLLDSPALIEVARRNTTAESVAQKIHPVDRDRKREMLTHLIKQHNWFQVLVFTRTKHGANRLAEQLTKDGISALAIHGNKSQSARTRALAEFKNNTLQVLVATDIAARGIDIDQLPHVVNFDLPNVPEDYVHRIGRTGRAGATGEAVSLVCVDELQLLKDIEKLIKRAVPQEVIAGFEPDPNARPEPILRRSQGGGGGGRQPRQGQGQGQRQAQGQQKREGSANGNNGASRGGQRASGDKPNQQAKPQGAKPAHARADGSRHQDKPRAVAHEGNARAPHAPRKPHGGNPGALLGGGKPRSGAPRGGQRGN; translated from the coding sequence ATGTCTTTTGATTCCCTCGGCTTGTCCGAACAGCTGGTCCGCGCAGTCAACGAACTCGGCTATACATCGCCGACTCCGATCCAGCAGCAAGCCATTCCCGCCGTGCTCAACGGCGGCGATCTGTTGGCCGGCGCCCAGACGGGCACGGGCAAAACAGCTGGCTTCACGCTGCCCATCCTGCAACGTCTTCTCACCATGCCGCCCGCGCCGGGCGGCAAGCGCGTCGTGCGCGCGCTGATCCTCACGCCGACCCGCGAACTGGCCGCGCAGGTCGAGGAAAGCGTGCGCGCGTACGGCAAGTATCTGAAGCTGAAGTCGACCGTGATGTTCGGCGGCGTCGGCATCAACCCGCAAATCGACGCGTTGCGGCGCGGCGTGGATATCGTCGTCGCGACGCCTGGGCGTCTGCTCGACCACATGCAGCAGAAGACCATCGACCTGTCGCATCTCGAGATTCTCGTGCTCGACGAAGCCGACCGCATGCTCGACATGGGCTTCATTCACGACATCAAGCGCGTGCTCGCGAAGCTGCCGCCGAAGCGCCAGAACCTGCTGTTCTCGGCCACCTTCTCGGACGAGATCAAGGCGCTCGCCGACAACCTGCTCGATTCACCCGCGCTGATCGAAGTCGCACGCCGCAACACGACAGCCGAATCGGTCGCGCAGAAGATTCACCCTGTCGACCGCGACCGCAAGCGCGAGATGCTCACGCATCTGATCAAGCAGCACAACTGGTTTCAGGTGCTCGTGTTCACGCGCACGAAGCATGGCGCGAACCGCCTCGCCGAACAGCTGACGAAGGACGGCATCAGCGCGCTCGCGATCCACGGCAACAAGAGCCAGTCGGCCCGCACCCGCGCGCTGGCCGAGTTCAAGAACAACACGCTGCAGGTGCTCGTCGCCACCGACATCGCGGCGCGCGGCATCGATATCGATCAGTTGCCGCATGTCGTCAACTTCGATCTGCCGAACGTGCCGGAAGACTACGTGCACCGAATCGGCCGCACGGGCCGCGCTGGCGCGACGGGCGAAGCGGTGTCGCTGGTGTGTGTCGATGAGCTTCAACTGCTGAAGGACATCGAGAAGCTGATCAAGCGAGCCGTGCCGCAAGAAGTGATCGCGGGCTTCGAGCCGGATCCGAATGCACGGCCCGAGCCGATCCTGCGACGCAGCCAGGGCGGCGGCGGTGGCGGCCGTCAGCCGCGCCAAGGCCAGGGTCAAGGTCAGCGGCAAGCTCAAGGGCAACAAAAGCGCGAAGGCTCGGCCAACGGGAACAATGGCGCATCGCGCGGCGGCCAGCGCGCTTCGGGCGACAAGCCCAATCAGCAAGCCAAACCGCAAGGGGCCAAGCCCGCGCATGCGCGCGCCGATGGCTCGCGTCATCAGGACAAGCCGCGCGCCGTCGCGCATGAAGGCAACGCGCGTGCTCCGCACGCTCCGCGCAAACCGCACGGCGGCAATCCGGGTGCATTGCTCGGCGGCGGCAAGCCGCGCTCCGGTGCGCCGCGCGGCGGTCAGCGCGGCAACTGA
- a CDS encoding HAD family hydrolase codes for MIDHLICDCDGVLVDSEVIADRVMHDTLATTFPALDFHEICKTAFGQQTSRFLESVEAAFDIELPADFLQTVEANVERELASSLSAISGVRDALLRVSLPAAVVSNSRMMRVSASVRRAGLAEIFGPRVFSAEQVARPKPYPDVYLFAAEQLGVEPSRCIVVEDSVAGLNAARAAGMMTIAFVGASHIPDGYADVLRNMGITRIMQHMDELPSIVQAGLRGEFDGVQS; via the coding sequence ATGATCGATCATCTCATTTGCGACTGCGACGGCGTGCTCGTCGACAGCGAAGTCATCGCCGACCGCGTGATGCACGACACGCTCGCCACCACTTTTCCCGCGCTCGATTTCCACGAGATCTGCAAGACGGCGTTTGGTCAGCAGACTTCGCGGTTTCTGGAGAGCGTCGAAGCGGCATTCGATATCGAGCTGCCCGCTGATTTTTTGCAGACCGTCGAGGCCAACGTCGAAAGAGAGCTTGCGTCGTCGCTGTCGGCGATTAGTGGCGTGCGTGATGCACTGTTGCGCGTATCGCTGCCTGCTGCTGTCGTGTCGAATAGCCGGATGATGCGTGTGAGCGCCTCCGTGCGCCGCGCCGGGCTGGCGGAGATTTTTGGACCGCGGGTGTTTAGCGCTGAGCAGGTCGCGCGGCCGAAGCCTTATCCCGATGTGTATCTGTTTGCTGCGGAGCAGTTGGGCGTCGAGCCGTCGCGGTGCATTGTGGTTGAAGACAGCGTCGCTGGGCTGAATGCCGCGCGCGCGGCGGGGATGATGACGATTGCGTTTGTTGGGGCTAGTCATATTCCTGATGGCTATGCCGATGTGCTGCGGAATATGGGGATCACGCGGATCATGCAGCATATGGATGAGTTGCCCTCAATTGTTCAGGCGGGTTTGCGGGGGGAGTTTGACGGGGTGCAGTCGTAG
- a CDS encoding DeoR/GlpR family DNA-binding transcription regulator, whose translation MTRDPRLTLNARQQELLEWVQRDGFVTVDDLAAHFDVTPQTIRRDVNWLADMNLLRRYHGGASLPTSSENVSYSARQRMFHDEKRRIAALVATHIPDQASLFINLGTTTEEVARALNRHRGLRVITNNLNVASMMSGYPDCEVLVTGGIVRPWDKGIVGELTIDFIRQFKVDFAIIGTSSIETDGTLRDFDTREVRVAEAIIEHSRTVFLAADHSKFGRPALVRQGHLNQIDSLFTDAPPPPDMTETLTNAGTQVYIAE comes from the coding sequence ATGACACGAGACCCCCGCCTCACGCTTAACGCACGTCAACAGGAACTGCTGGAGTGGGTGCAACGCGACGGCTTCGTCACGGTCGACGATCTGGCCGCGCATTTCGACGTGACGCCGCAGACGATTCGCCGCGACGTCAACTGGCTTGCCGACATGAATCTGCTGCGCCGCTATCACGGCGGCGCAAGTCTGCCGACCAGTTCCGAGAATGTCTCGTACAGCGCGCGGCAGCGGATGTTCCATGACGAGAAGCGGCGCATCGCGGCGCTGGTCGCCACGCACATTCCCGATCAGGCGTCCCTCTTCATCAACCTCGGCACGACGACGGAAGAAGTCGCGCGCGCGCTAAACCGGCATCGCGGGCTGCGCGTGATCACGAATAACCTGAACGTCGCGAGCATGATGAGCGGCTATCCGGATTGCGAAGTGCTGGTGACGGGCGGGATCGTGCGTCCGTGGGACAAGGGCATCGTCGGCGAACTGACCATCGACTTCATCCGCCAGTTCAAGGTCGACTTCGCGATCATCGGCACGTCGAGCATCGAGACGGACGGCACGCTGCGCGACTTCGACACGCGCGAGGTGCGCGTCGCGGAGGCGATCATCGAACATTCGCGCACGGTCTTCCTCGCGGCCGACCATTCGAAATTCGGCCGCCCGGCGCTCGTGCGCCAGGGGCATCTGAACCAGATCGACTCGCTCTTCACCGACGCGCCGCCGCCGCCCGACATGACGGAAACGCTGACGAACGCGGGCACGCAGGTCTATATTGCCGAGTGA
- the glpK gene encoding glycerol kinase GlpK, with protein MQDQYILALDQGTTSSRAMLFDRKGTVVSVAQKEFKQIYPHPGWVEHDPQEIWATQAGVAAEAVTHAGLNGTSIAAIGITNQRETTIVWDRETGHPIYNAIVWQDRRTADFCDQLKAQGLEQTFRAKTGLPIDSYFSATKIRWILDNVDGAREKARQGKLAFGTVDSWLVWNFTKHEMHITDVTNASRTMLFNIHTLQWDDELLDALDIPRSMLPEVRPSSELYGPTKTTVFASKIPLAGIAGDQHAALFGQMCTRSGMVKNTYGTGCFLVMNTGTKPIESKNNLVTTIAWQIGDQVNYALEGSIFIAGAVVQWLRDGLGIIRSASEVEALARGVEHCDGVYLVPAFAGLGAPHWNARARGTLFGVTRGTTSAHIARAALDSIAYQSVDVLKAMEADSGIHIDELRVDGGACANNLLMQFQADILGVDAVRPQVSETTALGAAYLAGLATGYWKDVDELQSQWKLEHRFSPSMPADQAKACLDGWQRAIRAAKAWADAP; from the coding sequence ATGCAGGATCAGTACATCCTGGCGCTAGACCAGGGCACCACGAGTTCGCGCGCGATGCTGTTCGATCGCAAGGGCACTGTCGTCTCGGTCGCGCAGAAGGAGTTTAAGCAGATCTATCCGCATCCTGGCTGGGTCGAGCACGATCCGCAGGAAATCTGGGCGACGCAGGCGGGCGTCGCCGCCGAAGCCGTCACGCATGCCGGCCTGAACGGCACGTCGATTGCCGCGATCGGCATTACGAACCAGCGCGAAACGACGATCGTCTGGGATCGCGAAACGGGCCATCCCATCTACAACGCGATCGTCTGGCAGGACCGGCGCACGGCCGACTTTTGCGACCAGTTGAAGGCGCAAGGTCTCGAACAGACATTCCGCGCGAAGACCGGCTTACCGATCGATTCGTACTTCTCCGCAACCAAGATCCGCTGGATTCTTGATAACGTCGACGGCGCGCGCGAAAAGGCGCGGCAAGGCAAGCTCGCATTCGGCACGGTCGACAGCTGGCTGGTGTGGAATTTCACCAAGCACGAAATGCACATCACCGACGTGACCAACGCGTCGCGCACGATGCTCTTCAACATCCACACGCTGCAATGGGACGACGAGCTGCTCGACGCCCTCGACATTCCGCGCAGCATGCTGCCTGAAGTGCGTCCGTCGTCGGAACTGTATGGGCCGACCAAGACCACCGTGTTCGCGTCGAAGATTCCGCTTGCGGGCATCGCGGGCGACCAGCATGCCGCGCTGTTCGGCCAGATGTGCACGCGCTCGGGGATGGTGAAGAACACCTATGGCACCGGCTGCTTTCTCGTGATGAACACGGGCACGAAACCGATCGAGTCGAAGAACAATCTCGTGACGACGATTGCCTGGCAGATCGGCGATCAGGTCAACTATGCGCTCGAAGGCAGCATCTTCATTGCGGGGGCTGTCGTGCAGTGGCTGCGCGATGGTTTGGGCATCATCCGCAGCGCGTCGGAGGTCGAGGCGCTCGCGCGCGGCGTCGAGCATTGCGACGGCGTGTACCTGGTGCCTGCGTTCGCCGGCCTCGGCGCACCGCACTGGAATGCGCGCGCTCGCGGCACGCTGTTCGGCGTCACGCGCGGCACGACGTCCGCGCACATTGCGCGCGCGGCACTCGATTCGATCGCGTATCAATCCGTCGACGTGCTCAAAGCGATGGAAGCCGACTCGGGCATTCACATCGACGAACTGCGTGTGGACGGCGGCGCGTGCGCGAACAATCTGCTGATGCAGTTCCAGGCCGACATTCTCGGCGTGGATGCCGTGCGTCCGCAGGTCAGCGAAACGACGGCGCTCGGGGCCGCGTATCTCGCGGGACTCGCGACGGGCTACTGGAAGGACGTCGACGAATTGCAGAGCCAGTGGAAGCTCGAACACCGCTTCTCGCCGTCGATGCCGGCCGATCAGGCGAAGGCCTGTCTCGACGGCTGGCAGCGGGCGATTCGCGCGGCGAAGGCGTGGGCCGACGCGCCCTGA